A region from the Mycobacterium heidelbergense genome encodes:
- the nudC gene encoding NAD(+) diphosphatase, with the protein MDFQLRSVPLLSRVGADRADQLRTDVEAATAGWAEAALLRVDSRNQVLVADGRVVLGAAAALADKPPPDAVFLGRVEDGRHVWAVRGALQAPEDPDVETEVVNLRGLGPIFDDTSGQLVSSAVALLNWHDRARFSAVDGSPTRPARAGWSRVNPVTGHEEFPRIDPAVICLVHDGGDRAVLARQAVWPERMFSLLAGFVEAGESFEVCVAREIREEIGLTVRDVRYLGSQPWPFPRSLMVGFHALGDPAEEFSFNDGEIAEASWFTRDEVRAALAAGDWSSASNSKLLLPGSISIARVIIESWAAVE; encoded by the coding sequence GTGGACTTTCAGCTGCGGAGCGTTCCGTTGCTGTCGCGCGTCGGCGCCGACCGGGCCGATCAGCTGCGCACCGACGTCGAGGCGGCCACCGCGGGATGGGCGGAAGCGGCCCTGCTGCGGGTGGATTCGCGCAACCAGGTGCTGGTCGCCGACGGGCGGGTGGTGCTCGGCGCCGCCGCCGCACTGGCCGACAAGCCGCCGCCGGACGCGGTGTTCCTGGGCCGCGTCGAGGACGGCCGCCACGTCTGGGCCGTCCGGGGTGCGCTGCAAGCGCCCGAGGACCCCGACGTCGAAACCGAGGTGGTGAACCTGCGCGGCCTCGGCCCGATCTTCGACGACACCAGCGGCCAACTGGTGTCCTCGGCCGTCGCGCTGCTGAATTGGCATGACAGGGCCCGGTTCAGCGCGGTGGACGGCTCCCCGACGAGACCGGCCCGGGCGGGCTGGTCACGGGTCAACCCGGTCACCGGCCATGAGGAGTTCCCGCGCATCGACCCGGCGGTGATCTGCCTGGTCCACGACGGCGGTGACCGCGCGGTGCTGGCCCGCCAGGCGGTGTGGCCGGAGCGGATGTTTTCGCTGCTGGCCGGATTCGTCGAGGCCGGCGAGTCTTTCGAGGTCTGCGTCGCTCGGGAGATCCGCGAGGAAATCGGCCTGACCGTGCGCGACGTGCGCTACCTGGGCAGCCAGCCGTGGCCGTTCCCCCGCTCGCTCATGGTCGGCTTCCACGCCCTGGGCGACCCGGCCGAGGAATTCTCCTTCAACGACGGCGAGATCGCCGAGGCGTCCTGGTTCACCCGCGACGAGGTCCGCGCGGCGCTCGCCGCCGGCGACTGGAGCAGCGCCTCGAACTCGAAACTCCTTCTGCCCGGATCGATTTCGATCGCGCGCGTGATCATCGAATCCTGGGCCGCCGTCGAGTGA
- a CDS encoding potassium channel family protein — protein MASGRARKLSGLDETLTAQPGHQLVGVLRIPEDHASPIRVIARRVVIALLVLLAATVVVYLDRDGYRDVRGEHLTFLDCLYFSAVSLSTTGYGDITAYSEAARLVNTVVFTPLRIAFLAVLVGTTLEVLSERSRQAWKIQRWRSKVRNHTIVIGYGTKGKTAVAAILGDEEARGEVVIVDTDRSALEHAATAGLVTVHGDATRSDVLRLAGAQHAASIIVATSRDDTAVLVTLTAREIAPKAKIVASIREAENQHLLQQSGADSVVVSSETAGRLLGLATTTPSVVEMIEDLLTPDAGLAIAEREVEPAEVGGSPRHLRDIVLGVVRDGHLLRIGAPEVDAIEASDRLLYIRHAGH, from the coding sequence GTGGCCAGCGGTAGGGCGCGCAAGCTCAGCGGTCTCGACGAAACCCTGACCGCACAACCCGGTCATCAGCTCGTCGGCGTCCTGCGCATCCCCGAAGACCACGCCAGCCCCATCCGGGTCATCGCGCGCCGGGTGGTCATCGCGTTGCTGGTGTTGCTCGCCGCCACCGTCGTCGTGTACCTGGATCGCGACGGCTATCGCGATGTGCGGGGCGAGCACCTGACTTTCCTGGACTGCCTGTACTTCTCGGCGGTGTCGCTGTCGACGACCGGCTACGGCGACATCACCGCGTACTCGGAAGCCGCGCGTCTGGTCAACACCGTCGTCTTCACGCCGCTGCGGATCGCGTTCCTGGCCGTGTTGGTCGGCACGACGCTCGAGGTGCTCTCGGAGCGGTCCCGGCAGGCGTGGAAGATCCAGCGTTGGAGGAGCAAAGTGCGCAACCACACCATCGTGATCGGCTACGGCACCAAGGGGAAAACGGCGGTCGCCGCCATCCTCGGCGACGAGGAGGCCCGGGGCGAGGTCGTCATCGTCGACACCGATCGGTCCGCCCTCGAACACGCCGCGACGGCCGGCCTGGTCACCGTCCACGGCGACGCCACCAGATCCGACGTGCTGCGGTTGGCCGGCGCGCAACACGCGGCGTCGATCATCGTGGCCACGAGCCGCGACGACACCGCCGTGCTGGTCACGCTGACGGCGCGGGAGATCGCGCCCAAGGCCAAGATCGTGGCGTCGATCCGGGAGGCCGAGAACCAGCACCTGCTGCAGCAATCGGGCGCGGACTCCGTCGTGGTCTCCTCGGAAACCGCCGGCCGGCTGCTCGGCCTCGCCACCACCACGCCCAGCGTCGTGGAGATGATCGAGGATCTGCTGACGCCGGACGCGGGGCTGGCCATCGCCGAACGCGAGGTCGAGCCGGCCGAAGTCGGCGGATCCCCACGGCATCTGCGCGACATCGTGCTCGGCGTGGTCCGCGACGGCCACCTGCTGCGCATCGGCGCCCCCGAGGTGGACGCCATCGAGGCGAGCGACCGGCTGCTTTACATCCGGCACGCGGGGCATTAG
- a CDS encoding ATP-dependent helicase produces MNPRYSPAELACALGLFPPTAEQAAVIAAPPGPLVVIAGAGAGKTETMAARVVWLVANGYAEPGQVLGLTFTRKAAGQLLRRVRSRLARLSGTGPAVAEPAGTPVVSTYHAFAGSLLRDYGLLLPVEPDTRLLGETELWQLAFDVVSGYRGELRTDKTPAAVTSMVLRLRGQLAEHLVDTRQLRDTHVELERLIHTLPAGPYQRDRGPNQWLLRLLATQTERAELVPLLDALHERMRAAKVMDFGAQMASAARLASAFPQVGEDLRKRYRVVLLDEYQDTGHAQRIALSALFGGGHDDGDDALALTAVGDPIQSIYGWRGASATNLPRFTTDFPRSDGTPAPVLELRTSWRNPPRALRVANAVSAEARRRSVAVHALRPRPDAPPGTVRCALLADVAAEREWIADQLEGHYRRARADDVCPPTAAVLVRRNADAAPVADALRARGIPVEVVGLAGLLSIPEVADVVAMLRLVADPTAGAAALRVLTGPRWRLGGRDVAALWRRALALGGGPRSDETPSPEAIARAAGSSDIGADGACLADAISDPGPPGSYSAAGHRRITALAAELSALRGHLGHSLPDLVAEVRRVLGVDCEARAAAGISAGWAGAEHLDALADVVAGYAERTGAAARATDAPATASTASVAGLLAYLDAAEAVENGLPPAPPAVAPDRVQVLTVHSAKGLEWQVVAVAHLSGGIFPSTASRSTWLTDAAELPPLLRGDRASAGSLGIPVLDTSDVTNRKQLSDKIFEHRRQLEQRRVDEERRLLYVAITRAEDTLLVSGHQWGSTGVKPRGPSDFLCEIKDIIDGSAAAGDPCGVVEQWAPAPADGERNPLRNSVIEATWPADPLAARRADVERGAALVAKAMSAGTAEAGADDAPWAADVDALLAERARSETPPAHALPGQLSVSGLVDLARDPAAAAQRLRHRLPSRPDPHALLGNAFHAWVQRFYGADSLFDLGDLPGAADSDIGDPRELAALQAAFAESRWAARTPVAVEVPFEMPIGDTLVRGRIDAVFADPDGGATVVDWKTGEPPRGAEAMRQAAVQLAVYRLAWAALSGAPESSVRTAFHYVRTGATVTPDELPDPAELAGLLAGPADRGPVRA; encoded by the coding sequence GTGAACCCGCGCTACAGCCCGGCCGAATTGGCTTGCGCGCTGGGGCTTTTCCCGCCCACCGCCGAGCAGGCCGCCGTCATCGCCGCCCCGCCCGGCCCGCTGGTCGTCATCGCCGGCGCCGGCGCCGGCAAAACCGAGACGATGGCCGCGCGGGTGGTGTGGCTCGTCGCCAACGGCTACGCCGAACCCGGCCAGGTGCTGGGGTTGACGTTCACCCGCAAGGCGGCCGGCCAGCTGCTGCGCCGGGTCCGGTCCCGGCTGGCCCGGCTGTCCGGCACCGGCCCCGCGGTCGCCGAACCGGCGGGCACCCCGGTGGTCAGCACCTACCACGCCTTCGCGGGCTCGCTGCTGCGCGACTACGGCCTGCTGCTGCCCGTCGAGCCCGACACCCGGCTGCTCGGCGAGACCGAGCTATGGCAGCTGGCCTTCGACGTGGTCAGCGGGTACCGCGGCGAGCTGCGCACCGACAAGACCCCGGCCGCGGTCACCTCGATGGTGCTGCGGCTGAGGGGCCAGCTGGCCGAGCACCTGGTCGACACCCGCCAGCTCCGCGACACCCACGTCGAGCTGGAACGGCTGATCCACACCCTGCCGGCGGGCCCCTACCAGCGCGACCGCGGACCCAACCAGTGGCTGCTGCGGCTGCTGGCCACCCAGACCGAGCGCGCCGAGCTGGTGCCGCTGCTCGACGCGCTGCACGAGCGGATGCGCGCCGCGAAGGTGATGGACTTCGGCGCCCAGATGGCCTCGGCCGCGCGGCTGGCGTCGGCGTTTCCACAGGTCGGCGAAGACCTGCGGAAACGCTACCGGGTGGTGCTGCTCGACGAGTACCAGGACACCGGGCACGCCCAGCGCATCGCGCTGTCGGCCCTGTTCGGGGGCGGCCACGACGACGGCGACGACGCGTTGGCGCTGACGGCGGTCGGCGACCCGATCCAGTCGATCTACGGCTGGCGCGGCGCCTCGGCGACCAACCTGCCGCGGTTCACCACCGACTTCCCCCGCTCCGACGGCACCCCCGCGCCCGTCCTCGAGCTGCGGACCAGCTGGCGCAACCCGCCCCGCGCCCTGCGGGTGGCCAACGCCGTCTCGGCGGAGGCGCGGCGACGGTCGGTGGCGGTGCACGCGCTGCGCCCGCGCCCGGACGCCCCGCCCGGCACCGTCCGCTGCGCGTTGCTCGCCGACGTGGCCGCCGAGCGCGAATGGATCGCCGACCAGCTCGAGGGGCACTACCGGCGGGCCCGGGCCGACGACGTCTGCCCGCCGACCGCCGCGGTGCTGGTGCGCCGCAACGCCGACGCCGCGCCCGTCGCCGACGCCCTGCGCGCCCGCGGAATCCCCGTCGAGGTGGTGGGGCTGGCCGGGCTGCTGTCGATCCCCGAGGTCGCCGACGTCGTCGCCATGCTGCGGCTGGTCGCCGACCCGACGGCCGGCGCGGCGGCGCTGCGGGTGCTGACCGGCCCGCGGTGGCGCCTCGGTGGTCGCGACGTCGCCGCGCTGTGGCGCCGGGCGCTGGCCCTCGGTGGCGGGCCGCGGTCGGATGAGACGCCGTCGCCGGAGGCGATCGCGAGGGCGGCGGGATCCTCCGACATCGGAGCCGACGGCGCGTGCCTGGCCGACGCGATCAGCGATCCCGGCCCGCCCGGCTCGTACTCGGCCGCGGGGCACCGGCGGATCACCGCGCTGGCCGCGGAACTGAGCGCGCTGCGCGGCCACCTCGGCCACTCCCTGCCCGACCTGGTCGCCGAGGTGCGCCGCGTGCTCGGCGTCGACTGCGAGGCCCGGGCCGCGGCGGGGATCTCCGCCGGCTGGGCCGGCGCCGAACACCTCGACGCGCTCGCCGACGTCGTCGCCGGCTACGCCGAACGAACGGGCGCCGCGGCCCGCGCGACGGACGCGCCGGCGACCGCATCGACCGCATCGGTGGCCGGCCTGCTGGCCTACCTGGACGCCGCCGAGGCGGTCGAAAACGGTTTGCCGCCCGCCCCGCCGGCCGTCGCGCCCGACCGGGTCCAGGTCCTCACGGTGCACTCCGCGAAGGGTCTGGAGTGGCAGGTGGTCGCGGTGGCGCACCTGTCGGGCGGGATCTTTCCGTCGACCGCGTCGCGGAGCACCTGGCTCACCGACGCCGCCGAGCTGCCGCCGCTGTTGCGCGGCGACCGGGCGTCGGCGGGATCTCTGGGCATCCCGGTGCTGGACACCTCGGACGTCACCAATCGAAAGCAGCTGTCGGACAAGATCTTCGAGCATCGCCGCCAGCTCGAGCAGCGGCGCGTCGACGAGGAACGCCGACTGCTGTATGTCGCCATCACCCGGGCCGAGGACACCCTGCTGGTGTCCGGCCATCAGTGGGGCTCCACCGGAGTCAAACCGCGGGGGCCGTCAGATTTCCTGTGCGAAATCAAGGACATCATCGACGGCTCGGCCGCCGCCGGCGATCCCTGCGGCGTGGTGGAGCAGTGGGCGCCCGCGCCCGCCGACGGCGAGCGAAACCCGCTGCGCAACAGCGTGATCGAAGCGACCTGGCCCGCCGACCCGCTGGCCGCGCGCCGCGCGGACGTCGAACGCGGGGCGGCGCTGGTGGCCAAGGCCATGTCGGCCGGCACCGCCGAGGCCGGCGCCGACGATGCCCCCTGGGCCGCCGACGTCGACGCCTTGCTGGCCGAGCGGGCACGGTCGGAAACCCCGCCCGCCCACGCCCTGCCCGGCCAGCTGTCGGTCAGCGGTCTGGTGGACCTGGCGCGTGACCCGGCCGCCGCGGCCCAGCGGCTGAGGCATCGGCTGCCGTCGCGCCCCGACCCTCACGCCTTGCTGGGCAACGCTTTTCACGCCTGGGTCCAGCGGTTCTACGGCGCCGACTCGCTGTTCGACCTCGGCGACCTGCCGGGCGCGGCGGACTCCGACATCGGCGACCCCCGGGAATTGGCCGCGCTGCAGGCGGCGTTCGCCGAATCGCGTTGGGCGGCCCGCACTCCCGTCGCCGTCGAGGTGCCCTTCGAGATGCCGATCGGCGATACCCTCGTGCGCGGGCGCATCGACGCGGTGTTCGCCGATCCCGATGGCGGCGCCACCGTCGTGGACTGGAAGACCGGTGAGCCGCCGCGCGGGGCCGAAGCCATGCGGCAGGCCGCCGTCCAGCTCGCCGTCTACCGCCTGGCGTGGGCCGCCTTGTCCGGAGCGCCGGAATCGTCGGTGCGCACCGCCTTCCATTACGTGCGCACCGGTGCGACGGTCACGCCCGACGAACTGCCCGATCCCGCCGAGCTGGCCGGGTTGCTGGCGGGCCCTGCCGACCGCGGCCCCGTGCGGGCGTGA
- a CDS encoding ATP-dependent helicase, whose product MSYTWDAEARAVLAPDLRGRVRVLGGPGTGKSGLLVDAAVAWIGAGVDPESVLLLTGSGRIGVRARSALTMALLRSRRAGGGRTAVREPLVRTVHGYAYAVLRRAAERAGDAPPRLVTSAEQDAIIRELLAGDLEDGPRAATAWPAHLLPALSTAGFATELRNLMARCAERGVEPRELERLGRQCRRPEWAAAGRFARQYEQVMLLQATTPALGAAELVGAALEAFAVDPELLAAERARIRVLLIDDAQQLDPQAARLVRVLAAGADVTLIAGDPNQAVFGFRGGEASGLLADDSPSVTLTVSHRCAPAVARVVSGIAGRLPGTSAGRHIDGAGAEDGSVTVRLAASAHAEAAMIADALRRAHLIDGVPWSQMAVIVRSVPRAGARLPRALAAAGVPVAAPPHGGPLADEPAARALLTVLAATADGLDDARALALLTGPIGHVDPVSLRQLRRTLLRAHPDRPPGDPGGLLAGALRADARSRPLRRVRAVLDAAARCHREGQDPRHTLWAAWHRSGLQRRWLSAAERGGPAGAQATRDLEAVTALFDVTDHYVSRTPGASLRGLVEHVAALRLPSANPEPATEVQQVRVLSAHAALGHEWDFVVVAGLQDGLWPNTIPRGGVLGTQRLLDALDGVTEDASARAPLLAEERRLLVAAMGRARRRLLVTAADGDTGGADGEAALPSAFFAEIAQWADGDGDPVDAQPVSAPRVLSTAALVGRLRGVVCAPEGAVDDATRHCAATQLARLAKAGVPGADPAGWHGLIPVSTTEPLRGGGDLVTLTPSTLQTLNDCPLRWLAERHGGTNARDLRSTIGSVLHALIAEPNKSESELLAELDRAWKHLPFDADWHSANELARHRAMIEAFVEWRARTRGELTEVGVEVEVDATLPTPRGDGGGIRLRGRVDRLERDGAGRPVIVDIKTGKTPVSKDDAQQHAQLAMYQLAVAEGLFPAFPAGTEPGGGRLVYLGRPGATGVTVREQDPLTAAARDEWRDLVRLAADATAGPRFIARRNDGCAHCPIRPGCPAHADGSAS is encoded by the coding sequence ATGTCGTACACCTGGGACGCCGAGGCGCGCGCGGTTCTGGCGCCCGACCTGCGCGGGCGGGTGCGAGTGCTGGGCGGGCCCGGCACGGGCAAGAGCGGCCTGCTGGTCGACGCCGCGGTCGCCTGGATCGGCGCCGGTGTCGATCCGGAATCGGTCCTGCTGCTTACCGGTTCGGGCCGGATCGGGGTGCGGGCGCGCAGCGCGCTGACGATGGCGCTGCTGCGGTCGCGGCGCGCCGGCGGCGGCCGGACCGCCGTCCGCGAGCCGCTGGTGCGCACGGTGCACGGCTACGCGTACGCGGTCCTGCGGCGGGCCGCCGAGCGTGCCGGCGACGCGCCGCCCCGGCTGGTCACCAGCGCCGAGCAGGACGCGATCATCCGGGAGCTGCTGGCCGGTGACCTCGAGGACGGCCCGCGTGCGGCCACCGCGTGGCCGGCCCACCTGCTGCCCGCCCTGAGCACCGCCGGCTTCGCCACCGAACTGCGAAACCTGATGGCGCGCTGCGCCGAACGCGGCGTGGAGCCGCGGGAGCTGGAGCGGCTGGGCCGTCAGTGCCGGCGTCCGGAATGGGCCGCCGCGGGTCGATTCGCGCGACAGTACGAGCAGGTGATGCTGCTGCAGGCGACGACGCCGGCGCTGGGCGCGGCCGAACTCGTGGGTGCCGCGCTGGAGGCGTTCGCGGTCGACCCGGAATTGCTCGCGGCCGAACGCGCCCGCATCCGCGTCTTGCTGATCGACGATGCCCAGCAACTCGACCCGCAGGCGGCCCGCCTGGTCCGGGTGCTGGCCGCGGGCGCCGATGTGACCCTGATCGCCGGCGACCCCAACCAGGCGGTGTTCGGCTTCCGGGGCGGCGAGGCCTCCGGGTTGTTGGCCGACGATTCGCCGTCGGTGACGCTGACGGTGTCGCATCGCTGCGCGCCGGCCGTGGCGCGCGTCGTCAGCGGCATCGCGGGCCGGCTGCCCGGCACCAGCGCCGGCAGGCACATCGACGGCGCCGGCGCCGAGGACGGCTCGGTCACCGTGCGCCTGGCCGCCTCGGCGCACGCGGAGGCGGCCATGATCGCCGACGCGCTGCGGCGCGCGCACCTGATCGACGGGGTTCCCTGGTCGCAGATGGCGGTCATCGTCCGGTCGGTGCCGCGGGCCGGCGCGCGGCTGCCACGGGCCCTGGCCGCCGCCGGGGTGCCGGTCGCGGCGCCGCCGCACGGCGGACCGCTGGCCGACGAGCCCGCGGCCCGGGCGCTGCTCACCGTCCTGGCTGCCACCGCCGACGGGCTCGACGACGCCCGGGCGCTGGCCTTGCTGACCGGGCCCATCGGCCACGTCGATCCGGTGTCGCTTCGGCAGCTGCGCCGCACCCTGCTGCGCGCCCACCCGGACCGTCCGCCGGGCGACCCCGGGGGTCTCCTGGCCGGGGCGCTGCGCGCCGACGCGCGCTCCCGCCCGCTGCGGCGGGTGCGTGCGGTGCTGGACGCGGCCGCGCGCTGCCACCGCGAGGGCCAAGACCCGCGCCACACCCTGTGGGCCGCCTGGCACCGGTCCGGTCTGCAGCGTCGCTGGCTGTCGGCCGCCGAGCGCGGCGGCCCCGCCGGCGCCCAGGCGACCCGGGACCTGGAGGCGGTGACCGCCCTGTTCGACGTCACCGACCACTACGTGTCCCGCACGCCGGGCGCGTCGCTGCGCGGGCTCGTCGAGCACGTCGCGGCGCTGCGACTGCCGAGCGCCAACCCCGAGCCGGCGACGGAGGTGCAGCAGGTCCGGGTGCTCAGCGCCCACGCCGCGCTCGGACACGAATGGGACTTCGTGGTCGTCGCGGGGCTGCAGGACGGCCTGTGGCCCAACACGATTCCGCGGGGCGGCGTGCTGGGCACCCAGCGCTTGCTCGACGCGCTGGACGGCGTCACCGAGGACGCCTCGGCGCGGGCGCCGCTGCTGGCCGAGGAGCGCAGGCTGCTGGTGGCGGCGATGGGCCGGGCCCGGCGCCGGCTGCTGGTGACGGCCGCAGACGGCGACACCGGCGGGGCCGACGGGGAGGCGGCGCTGCCGTCGGCGTTCTTCGCCGAGATCGCGCAGTGGGCCGACGGTGACGGCGATCCCGTTGACGCGCAACCGGTCTCGGCGCCTCGGGTGCTGTCCACGGCCGCGCTGGTGGGCCGGTTGCGCGGCGTGGTGTGCGCGCCCGAGGGCGCCGTGGACGACGCCACCCGCCATTGCGCGGCAACGCAATTGGCCCGGCTGGCCAAAGCCGGCGTGCCGGGCGCCGACCCGGCCGGCTGGCACGGCCTGATCCCGGTCAGCACCACCGAACCGCTGCGGGGCGGCGGCGACCTCGTCACGCTGACGCCGTCGACCCTGCAGACGCTCAACGATTGCCCGCTGCGCTGGCTGGCCGAACGGCACGGCGGGACGAACGCGCGCGATCTGCGGTCCACCATCGGCTCGGTGCTGCATGCGCTGATCGCCGAGCCGAACAAAAGCGAATCGGAGTTGCTGGCCGAACTGGACCGGGCCTGGAAGCACCTGCCCTTCGACGCCGACTGGCATTCGGCCAACGAGCTGGCCCGCCACCGCGCGATGATCGAGGCATTCGTCGAGTGGCGGGCGCGGACCCGCGGCGAACTGACCGAGGTCGGCGTCGAGGTCGAGGTCGACGCGACCCTGCCGACGCCGCGCGGCGACGGCGGCGGAATCCGGCTGCGCGGCCGCGTCGACCGACTGGAACGCGACGGGGCCGGCCGGCCGGTGATCGTCGACATCAAGACCGGCAAGACGCCGGTCAGCAAGGACGACGCCCAACAACACGCCCAGCTGGCGATGTACCAGCTGGCGGTCGCCGAGGGCTTGTTCCCCGCCTTCCCCGCCGGCACGGAGCCCGGCGGCGGGCGGCTGGTCTACCTGGGCAGGCCGGGGGCCACCGGCGTGACCGTGCGCGAGCAGGATCCCCTGACGGCGGCCGCCCGCGACGAATGGCGCGACCTCGTCCGGCTGGCCGCCGACGCGACGGCCGGGCCGCGGTTCATCGCCCGGCGCAACGACGGCTGCGCGCACTGCCCGATACGGCCGGGCTGCCCGGCCCACGCCGACGGGTCAGCGTCGTGA
- a CDS encoding alpha/beta fold hydrolase yields the protein MIADLHVHRYGPAGPVRMLAIHGLTGYGGRWRHLAGHLPEIAVAAPDLVGHGRSSWAAPWTIDANVSALGALLDDEAGAPVLVVGHSFGGALAIHLAAARPDRVAALLLLDPAVGLDGGWMRDIAHAMFSSPDYPDAAEARAEKAAGSWADVDPALLDTEIAEHLIELPNGRRGWRVSLPAVMSYWSELARDVVLPPAGTPTVLVRAKQTSPPYVSDRLIAGLEQRLGPDFELLDFDCDHMVPYARPTEVAALARTLLEAR from the coding sequence GTGATCGCCGACCTGCACGTGCACCGCTACGGTCCGGCCGGTCCGGTGCGGATGCTCGCCATTCACGGCCTGACCGGTTACGGCGGGCGCTGGCGGCACCTGGCCGGCCACCTGCCCGAAATCGCCGTCGCCGCACCAGATTTGGTGGGCCACGGCAGGTCATCGTGGGCGGCGCCGTGGACCATCGACGCCAACGTCTCGGCGCTGGGGGCGCTGCTCGACGACGAGGCCGGCGCGCCGGTGCTGGTGGTCGGGCACTCGTTCGGCGGCGCGCTGGCGATACATCTGGCCGCGGCCCGCCCGGACCGGGTGGCGGCGCTGCTGCTGCTCGACCCGGCGGTCGGGTTGGACGGCGGCTGGATGCGCGACATCGCCCACGCGATGTTTTCCTCCCCCGACTACCCCGACGCCGCGGAGGCCCGCGCGGAAAAGGCGGCCGGCTCCTGGGCGGACGTGGACCCCGCGCTGCTCGACACCGAGATCGCCGAGCACCTGATCGAGCTGCCGAACGGGCGCCGCGGCTGGCGCGTCAGCCTGCCGGCGGTGATGTCGTACTGGAGCGAGCTGGCCCGCGACGTCGTGCTGCCGCCGGCCGGAACTCCCACGGTGCTGGTGCGGGCGAAGCAAACCTCGCCGCCGTACGTCAGCGACCGGCTGATCGCGGGACTCGAGCAACGCCTGGGGCCCGATTTCGAGCTGCTGGATTTCGACTGCGACCACATGGTGCCCTACGCCAGGCCGACCGAAGTCGCGGCACTGGCGCGCACGCTGTTGGAAGCCCGCTGA
- a CDS encoding MGMT family protein, producing MAPVTDEQVERVRSLVAAIPSGRVATYGDIAAVAGLSSPRIVGWIMRTDSSDLPWHRVITASGRPARHLTTRQLELLRAEGVLAADGKVALNDVRYEFPSGA from the coding sequence GTGGCTCCGGTGACCGACGAGCAGGTCGAGCGGGTGCGGTCGCTGGTCGCGGCGATACCGTCCGGCCGCGTCGCCACCTATGGCGACATCGCCGCCGTCGCAGGGCTTTCCAGCCCGCGCATCGTCGGATGGATCATGCGGACCGACTCCTCGGACCTGCCGTGGCACCGCGTGATCACCGCGTCCGGGCGGCCCGCGCGGCATCTGACCACCCGGCAGCTGGAGTTGCTGCGCGCCGAAGGCGTCCTCGCCGCCGACGGCAAGGTCGCGCTGAACGACGTCCGCTACGAGTTCCCGTCCGGCGCTTAG
- a CDS encoding TIGR02569 family protein, protein MNLEPPPEHVLAAFGLTGTKPVALGAGWEGGWRCGEVVLSIVADHARAAWSARVRETLFVDGVRLARPVRSTDGRYVVSGWRADTFVAGTPEPRHDEVVSAAVRLHEATGKLERPRFLTQGPTAPWGDVDVFIAADRAAWEERPLASVPPGTRTAPPSADSERSVELINQLATLRRPTKSPNQLVHGDLYGTVLFIGTAAPGITDITPYWRPASWAAGVVVVDALSWGEADDGLIERWNALPEWPQMLLRALMFRLAVHALHPRSTAEAFPGLARTAALVRLVL, encoded by the coding sequence GTGAATCTCGAGCCACCGCCGGAGCATGTGCTGGCGGCGTTCGGTTTGACCGGTACGAAGCCCGTCGCCCTGGGTGCCGGCTGGGAAGGCGGTTGGCGATGCGGCGAAGTCGTCTTGTCGATCGTGGCCGACCACGCCCGCGCGGCCTGGTCGGCCCGGGTGCGGGAGACGCTGTTCGTCGACGGGGTGCGGCTGGCCCGGCCGGTCCGCTCGACCGACGGGCGATACGTGGTGTCGGGGTGGCGGGCGGATACCTTCGTCGCCGGCACGCCGGAGCCCCGGCATGACGAGGTCGTCTCGGCGGCGGTGCGCCTGCACGAGGCGACCGGCAAACTGGAACGCCCCCGCTTCCTGACCCAGGGGCCCACCGCGCCCTGGGGGGACGTCGACGTCTTCATCGCCGCCGACCGCGCCGCCTGGGAGGAACGCCCGCTGGCCTCGGTGCCGCCGGGCACGCGGACGGCGCCACCCTCGGCGGACAGCGAGCGATCGGTCGAGCTGATCAACCAGCTCGCCACCCTGCGGCGGCCGACCAAGAGCCCCAACCAGCTGGTGCACGGAGACCTCTACGGCACAGTGCTTTTCATCGGCACGGCGGCGCCGGGGATCACCGACATCACGCCCTACTGGCGCCCCGCGTCGTGGGCCGCGGGCGTGGTGGTCGTCGACGCGCTGTCCTGGGGCGAGGCCGACGACGGGCTCATCGAACGCTGGAACGCCCTGCCGGAGTGGCCGCAGATGTTGTTGCGGGCGTTGATGTTTCGCCTGGCGGTCCACGCGCTGCACCCGCGGTCGACCGCCGAGGCGTTCCCGGGTCTGGCCCGCACCGCGGCCCTGGTCCGGCTGGTGCTCTAA